The following are from one region of the Cloacibacterium sp. TD35 genome:
- a CDS encoding type IV secretion system protein: protein MNKKLTLLFCLLAIVLPIMGFSQTDSDYSSLLQFLKGDGAFEKWFMEIFTKLDNSVQDSAQGSALVGKAIGGLGALMYLGYMGWQMAAGDREWEITPMLKPILIGFTLVYWPGFVNLIQAPFEAIAQPGIAIFSDIESEVNDLRVQRFKKQQQLLDAVIKLNAEEDAKQEVINNTSQNADDSWFDVSEGLDKLIQPIKEWQIRMQFQMQKLVAEVIEFVCLSILRICVYLIFFIQKIWAYILIILGPIAVGMALVPGFENSLYSWVSKFININLYTFVAYTIINIGQQLIASGYTMEIERYDTLLSNGTITNLDALMIYVSNSGMIYNQLFTCVAYIVTGIGVLMTPTIADTIVTAGGAGAMTKMKSAVGKMTSSAKTAILTAKTGGASIASSAAKSAAAGSASGRVQEAMKKGK from the coding sequence ATGAATAAAAAACTCACCTTATTATTTTGTCTTTTGGCAATAGTATTGCCAATTATGGGATTTTCCCAAACAGACAGCGATTACAGCAGTCTGCTCCAATTTTTAAAAGGCGACGGCGCTTTCGAAAAATGGTTTATGGAAATCTTTACCAAATTGGATAACAGTGTACAAGATAGTGCTCAAGGTTCTGCCTTGGTAGGAAAAGCCATTGGAGGATTAGGAGCCTTGATGTATCTCGGATATATGGGCTGGCAAATGGCGGCTGGAGACAGAGAATGGGAAATTACTCCCATGCTAAAACCAATTCTGATTGGATTTACGCTTGTTTATTGGCCAGGATTTGTCAATCTGATACAAGCCCCTTTTGAAGCCATAGCTCAACCAGGAATTGCCATCTTCAGTGACATTGAATCTGAAGTCAATGATTTACGAGTGCAAAGGTTCAAAAAGCAACAGCAACTATTAGATGCCGTCATCAAACTCAATGCGGAAGAAGATGCCAAACAGGAAGTCATCAACAACACCAGTCAAAACGCTGATGATTCTTGGTTTGATGTAAGTGAAGGATTAGACAAATTGATACAACCCATCAAAGAATGGCAGATTAGAATGCAGTTCCAAATGCAAAAATTAGTCGCTGAAGTCATTGAATTTGTCTGTCTTTCCATCTTGAGAATTTGTGTGTATCTTATTTTCTTCATCCAAAAAATTTGGGCATATATCCTTATTATTTTAGGACCTATTGCGGTTGGAATGGCACTAGTTCCAGGATTTGAAAATTCCTTGTACAGCTGGGTGTCTAAATTTATCAATATCAATCTCTACACTTTTGTGGCTTATACGATTATCAATATCGGACAGCAATTGATTGCTTCTGGCTATACCATGGAAATAGAACGATATGACACCCTTCTATCCAACGGAACCATCACCAACCTAGATGCTCTGATGATCTATGTAAGTAATTCGGGAATGATTTATAACCAATTGTTTACCTGCGTTGCCTATATCGTTACGGGAATTGGAGTTCTGATGACACCCACCATTGCCGATACCATTGTTACTGCAGGAGGAGCTGGAGCGATGACCAAGATGAAAAGTGCTGTAGGAAAAATGACGAGCAGTGCCAAAACAGCAATATTAACTGCAAAAACAGGAGGAGCTTCTATCGCATCATCCGCTGCAAAAAGTGCAGCAGCAGGTTCAGCATCAGGAAGAGTTCAAGAAGCCATGAAAAAAGGAAAGTAA
- a CDS encoding TraG family conjugative transposon ATPase — translation MATKKKQAFDIPFIGYDYGKDFNWDFDVLFGQYGNPIIGIKIKNMVEQYSADPDNYLHFHTILNQVVSIIGEGRIVQKLDIFSKKKYIAEPSHQFLQQKYSEHFDGRLFKTIETVLLFTDIVDDKLKKKNKQYNHSEKGYKELRDKCQKVFMLLKQSDCEPQFLLEKDFEYYISGVLSMKFSEVPTFDNIKSTNEYLKIGKRFVKNISYVDVENIDLPSEIEPYSILGGNGAASETAVDNFTFINELEDYETIVYNQIITIPLQAPQQRELDKKKKKHEGAANNSPSNAIIAEEIQTLLHNIAVDGQLVVNAHFSILFSTNTLEEMEGTQSLIENKLFTKGIIVSKNAYNQLELFRAAIPGNATELREYDLFMTTSEAALCFFFKESYPVNEESNFYLRFTDRQGVPLKVDPSDLPMKTGRINNRNKFVLGPSGSGKSFLMNNIIEQYLTYNYDVVIVDTGDSYSGTCKYKGGRYIQYTEEKPITMNPFLMNKEEFNIEKIEFLTNLIFLIWQGPDAVMSSAQKSILDNVLMSYYHQYFNSGTCWYENKSSEELILYLNKYNIHEEDLFTEYENETNKQRSYYDILGIPFDAKSDEIKEAFRKLAIEYHPDKNLNNPDYDSEKFYKVYEVYETLNDEEKRKIYNETQLILIKSNEIIRQPKSAEEWNESFRKAIIKKIKELEEKLETKELSFNGFYEYCDRFLPVYLNNKKHKINEKEFNLRTFLFVLKDFYKGGRYGTTLNNKADESLFDEPFIVFEIDNVKDNPKLFPIVTLIIMDTFIQKMRLRKDRRKALIIEEAWKAIASKLMGGYILYLYKTVRKFWGEAVVVTQELDDIIGNAVVKDSIINNSDTFILLDQTKFKDNFDRIAALLSLNKVEQNKIFTINNLNNKFGRSRFKEFYLKRGSKGEVYGNEVSLEQYLTYTTEKPEKSTVEYYVQKYGNYDEALCKIVDDLKNFGDSLENLVSLVNLYQNPLDDKINSFYRLMKTKHKGKNMFKIILQELEDQNISFSELIKQKQELYEKV, via the coding sequence ATGGCAACAAAAAAGAAACAAGCATTTGATATTCCTTTTATCGGATACGATTACGGGAAAGATTTCAATTGGGATTTTGATGTTCTTTTCGGACAGTATGGAAACCCTATTATTGGAATTAAGATAAAAAATATGGTCGAGCAATATTCCGCCGATCCTGATAATTATCTCCATTTTCATACCATTTTAAATCAAGTTGTTTCGATTATTGGAGAAGGAAGAATTGTTCAGAAACTCGATATTTTTTCAAAAAAGAAATATATAGCAGAACCATCTCATCAGTTTCTTCAACAAAAATATTCAGAGCATTTTGATGGAAGGCTTTTTAAAACCATTGAAACGGTATTGCTGTTTACCGATATTGTGGATGACAAACTGAAAAAGAAAAACAAGCAGTACAACCACTCGGAAAAAGGCTACAAAGAACTTCGAGATAAATGCCAGAAAGTTTTTATGCTATTAAAACAGAGCGATTGCGAACCACAATTTTTATTGGAGAAGGATTTTGAGTATTACATTTCTGGAGTTTTGTCGATGAAATTTTCAGAGGTACCAACATTTGATAATATCAAAAGCACCAACGAATATCTGAAAATAGGCAAAAGATTTGTAAAAAACATTTCTTATGTCGATGTAGAAAATATTGATTTGCCTTCAGAAATAGAACCCTATTCTATTTTGGGAGGAAACGGAGCTGCATCAGAAACAGCCGTCGATAATTTCACCTTCATTAATGAATTGGAAGACTATGAAACGATTGTTTATAATCAGATTATTACCATTCCACTACAAGCACCACAGCAAAGAGAACTCGATAAAAAAAAGAAAAAGCACGAAGGAGCAGCCAACAATTCTCCGAGTAATGCCATCATTGCAGAAGAAATTCAAACCCTACTTCATAATATCGCTGTTGATGGACAACTCGTTGTGAATGCACATTTTTCGATTTTATTTTCAACAAATACGCTGGAAGAAATGGAGGGGACACAATCCCTGATTGAAAATAAACTCTTTACCAAAGGTATAATTGTTTCCAAAAATGCTTACAACCAGTTGGAACTCTTTCGAGCAGCCATTCCAGGAAATGCAACGGAATTAAGGGAATATGATTTATTTATGACGACAAGCGAAGCGGCCTTGTGTTTTTTTTTTAAAGAAAGTTACCCCGTGAACGAAGAATCGAATTTTTATTTACGATTTACGGACAGACAAGGTGTTCCACTGAAAGTAGATCCTTCAGATTTACCTATGAAAACAGGAAGAATCAACAACAGAAACAAATTCGTTTTAGGTCCATCAGGTTCGGGAAAATCATTTCTGATGAATAATATTATCGAGCAATATCTCACGTATAATTATGACGTAGTCATTGTGGATACAGGAGATTCCTATTCAGGAACCTGCAAGTATAAGGGAGGAAGATATATTCAATACACCGAAGAAAAACCCATTACTATGAACCCATTTCTGATGAACAAAGAAGAGTTTAATATTGAGAAAATTGAATTTTTAACCAATTTGATTTTCTTGATTTGGCAAGGTCCCGATGCGGTAATGTCATCCGCACAAAAGTCTATACTAGATAACGTACTGATGTCTTATTATCATCAATATTTTAATTCGGGAACATGCTGGTATGAAAATAAAAGTTCAGAAGAATTGATTCTTTATCTGAATAAATATAACATTCACGAAGAAGATCTATTTACAGAATATGAGAATGAAACCAATAAGCAAAGAAGCTACTATGATATTTTAGGTATTCCATTCGATGCCAAATCTGATGAGATTAAAGAAGCCTTCCGAAAGTTGGCAATTGAGTATCACCCCGATAAAAATTTAAATAATCCTGACTATGACAGCGAAAAATTCTACAAGGTTTATGAAGTGTATGAAACATTGAATGACGAAGAAAAGCGAAAAATTTATAACGAAACACAACTCATTCTTATCAAATCCAATGAAATCATTAGACAACCTAAATCTGCAGAAGAATGGAACGAATCCTTTAGAAAAGCCATCATCAAAAAAATTAAGGAACTCGAAGAAAAACTGGAAACGAAAGAACTTTCTTTCAATGGATTCTATGAGTATTGCGACCGGTTCCTACCGGTTTACTTAAACAATAAAAAGCACAAAATCAACGAAAAAGAATTCAACCTGCGTACTTTCTTATTTGTTCTGAAGGACTTTTACAAAGGCGGAAGATATGGAACCACCTTAAATAATAAAGCAGACGAGAGTCTATTTGATGAACCATTCATTGTTTTTGAAATTGACAATGTAAAGGACAATCCCAAATTGTTTCCGATTGTAACGCTCATTATTATGGATACCTTCATTCAGAAAATGAGATTAAGAAAAGACCGCAGGAAAGCTTTAATCATAGAAGAAGCGTGGAAAGCCATTGCAAGTAAACTGATGGGAGGATATATTCTCTATCTCTACAAAACGGTTAGAAAATTTTGGGGAGAGGCTGTCGTGGTAACTCAGGAACTCGATGATATTATTGGAAATGCTGTAGTAAAAGACTCCATCATCAACAATTCTGATACGTTCATTTTGTTGGATCAGACCAAGTTTAAGGACAATTTTGACCGAATTGCTGCTTTACTTTCTTTAAATAAGGTGGAACAGAATAAAATTTTCACCATTAACAACTTGAACAACAAATTTGGAAGAAGCCGATTCAAAGAATTTTACCTGAAAAGAGGTTCTAAAGGAGAAGTCTATGGAAATGAAGTATCATTAGAACAATATTTAACCTACACAACCGAAAAACCCGAAAAGTCTACAGTTGAATATTACGTGCAGAAATACGGAAACTATGATGAAGCCTTATGCAAGATTGTTGATGATTTAAAAAATTTCGGGGACAGCCTTGAAAATTTGGTTTCGCTCGTGAATCTCTACCAAAATCCTTTGGATGATAAAATAAATTCTTTTTACAGATTGATGAAAACAAAACACAAAGGAAAAAATATGTTCAAAATTATTTTGCAAGAATTAGAAGATCAAAACATCAGTTTTTCAGAATTAATCAAACAAAAACAAGAGCTATATGAAAAAGTTTAG
- a CDS encoding DUF4133 domain-containing protein, whose product MGFYLYKGLKKPLVFFGLKGKYIFYAVGVIGGGVIAALILSKFGLLGSLLGLVVTAGGVYFIFKRQDKYGLYDKTKNFNQIFIFPKRFNNKRLLQHGNKKETSI is encoded by the coding sequence ATGGGATTTTACCTTTACAAGGGGCTTAAAAAACCCCTTGTATTTTTCGGACTCAAAGGGAAATACATCTTTTATGCAGTTGGTGTCATCGGAGGCGGAGTTATAGCCGCATTGATTCTCTCCAAATTCGGTTTACTCGGTTCATTATTAGGATTGGTAGTTACTGCAGGAGGTGTTTATTTCATCTTCAAAAGGCAGGACAAGTACGGTTTGTACGACAAAACCAAAAATTTCAATCAAATATTCATTTTTCCAAAAAGATTTAACAACAAAAGACTTTTGCAACATGGCAACAAAAAAGAAACAAGCATTTGA
- a CDS encoding DUF4134 domain-containing protein codes for MNQKFKKHQMMKKVFTAFILLLAISPAFAQGGATAISNAASDIKDYWDPIKLILKAVGGLVGFIGGLRVYNKWTNGDQDVNKEILGYGGAMIFLIVVPEFVTAFFA; via the coding sequence ATGAATCAAAAATTTAAAAAACACCAAATGATGAAAAAAGTATTTACTGCTTTCATCCTTCTTTTAGCCATTTCTCCAGCCTTTGCACAAGGAGGTGCCACTGCCATTTCCAACGCAGCAAGTGACATCAAAGATTATTGGGATCCCATCAAGCTGATTTTAAAAGCCGTGGGCGGACTAGTTGGTTTCATTGGCGGTCTTCGAGTGTATAATAAATGGACGAATGGAGACCAAGATGTCAACAAAGAAATTCTCGGTTATGGAGGAGCAATGATTTTCCTCATTGTCGTTCCAGAATTCGTCACCGCATTTTTTGCCTAA
- a CDS encoding ParA family protein: MIITFATQKGGTGKTTLAIAFANYISALSERKIKVYDFDFQKSFYYKWKEDEQSDLPKFYEVETIGEDEEQPFSDFETLINMKESEEINLFDLAGTLDQKYTDLLIYSDFIIIPFEYSDVSVKSTLVFKNLLGLLESEAERIFIRSKYDKGYKYPNQKEMDEEISKYGTLIENPVLKRNCLQTIDTRKLTYEQKYAVKKPFNEIIDQINSILKITL, encoded by the coding sequence ATGATTATCACATTTGCCACGCAAAAAGGAGGAACAGGAAAAACGACACTTGCCATTGCCTTTGCTAATTACATTTCTGCTTTATCAGAAAGGAAAATAAAGGTATATGATTTCGATTTTCAAAAATCCTTCTACTACAAATGGAAAGAAGACGAACAGTCAGACCTTCCAAAATTTTATGAAGTAGAAACCATTGGCGAAGACGAAGAGCAACCTTTTTCCGATTTTGAAACCCTCATTAATATGAAGGAAAGTGAAGAGATCAACCTTTTTGATTTGGCAGGAACACTCGACCAAAAATATACTGATTTACTCATTTACAGCGATTTTATCATCATTCCTTTTGAATATTCTGATGTATCGGTAAAATCAACTTTGGTATTTAAAAATCTGTTAGGCTTACTGGAAAGTGAAGCAGAACGAATATTTATCAGATCCAAATACGACAAAGGCTACAAATACCCTAACCAAAAGGAAATGGATGAAGAAATTTCAAAATATGGAACACTCATTGAAAATCCTGTACTCAAAAGAAACTGCCTTCAAACCATAGATACCAGAAAGCTGACCTACGAACAAAAATATGCCGTAAAAAAGCCTTTTAATGAAATTATTGACCAAATAAACAGCATTTTAAAAATAACCCTTTAA
- a CDS encoding relaxase/mobilization nuclease domain-containing protein, whose amino-acid sequence MIVKILGSASSNFHGVQYNDKKVEKGAGELMLMKNFPSFINESSSQEEVRNYLKSISKNEKVKKPQFHAVISTKFQQHSKEELTKVAEDFMQEMGYGNQPFIVIFHNDTENNHVHIISTRVDKSTGKKLNDSYEKLKAQKALTDVKERIYGKNNEEIISKLLSYNISSLKQLEILMERNGFKLAKNKNDKNALDILKNGVREKTINGNQLVFSNVKNDNRTKQIKAILNKYKEVYSNKVFKVEDRRHLEKMLPEEKQKENWKPKIEFESELQKKLREVFGIDVVFHQVDEKSQSKEKSEGGLRPFGYTLIDHKTETIYKGSDILKMNDLFEFTSEVMDKKLFESLKDYNLSDEISKQVLIEYLKQENPENVPKGFMLFENKKRKSKEVFNSIKNEVRNYLKTQSNNNVKIIKSEEGIYYAVNAKQHYVGELQSLIGEKEYQKFLNPNQTNEAKTINQTESNEAKELSKAVNEMFFEWTKHSGTSKDPAEEELKKRKKRKKL is encoded by the coding sequence ATGATAGTTAAGATTTTAGGATCGGCAAGTTCCAATTTTCATGGTGTACAGTATAATGATAAAAAAGTAGAGAAAGGGGCTGGTGAATTAATGCTGATGAAAAATTTTCCTTCCTTCATTAATGAAAGCAGCAGTCAGGAAGAAGTAAGAAATTATCTCAAATCCATTTCAAAAAATGAAAAAGTAAAAAAGCCACAATTCCACGCGGTAATTTCAACAAAATTTCAACAGCACAGCAAAGAGGAATTAACAAAAGTTGCGGAAGATTTTATGCAGGAAATGGGTTACGGAAACCAACCGTTCATCGTGATTTTTCATAATGATACCGAAAATAACCACGTGCACATCATTTCCACAAGAGTTGATAAATCGACTGGGAAAAAGCTCAACGACAGCTATGAAAAACTCAAAGCCCAAAAAGCGCTGACCGATGTAAAGGAAAGGATTTATGGCAAAAACAACGAAGAGATTATTAGCAAACTTTTGAGCTACAATATAAGTTCGTTGAAGCAACTGGAAATCTTAATGGAAAGAAACGGATTCAAGTTGGCAAAGAACAAAAATGATAAAAATGCTTTGGATATTCTAAAAAATGGAGTTCGAGAGAAAACAATAAATGGAAATCAGCTCGTTTTCAGCAATGTTAAAAATGACAATAGAACAAAGCAAATCAAGGCGATTTTGAATAAATATAAAGAGGTATATTCTAACAAGGTTTTCAAAGTGGAAGACCGGAGACATTTAGAAAAAATGCTTCCTGAAGAAAAACAAAAAGAAAATTGGAAGCCTAAAATTGAATTTGAAAGCGAGCTTCAGAAAAAGCTCAGAGAAGTGTTTGGAATTGATGTAGTTTTTCATCAAGTCGATGAAAAATCTCAAAGCAAAGAAAAATCGGAAGGCGGACTCCGCCCTTTTGGTTACACTTTAATTGACCATAAAACCGAAACGATTTACAAAGGAAGTGATATTCTGAAAATGAATGATTTGTTTGAATTCACTTCCGAAGTAATGGATAAGAAACTATTTGAAAGCTTAAAAGATTACAATTTATCAGATGAAATTTCTAAACAAGTGTTGATAGAATATCTGAAGCAGGAGAATCCGGAAAATGTTCCCAAGGGTTTTATGCTATTCGAGAACAAGAAAAGAAAGAGCAAGGAAGTATTCAATTCGATAAAAAATGAGGTAAGAAACTATCTCAAAACACAAAGCAATAATAACGTTAAAATTATAAAATCAGAAGAAGGAATCTATTATGCAGTTAACGCAAAACAGCATTATGTAGGAGAACTTCAATCATTAATTGGAGAAAAGGAATATCAAAAATTTTTAAATCCAAATCAAACCAATGAAGCTAAAACAATAAACCAGACTGAAAGTAATGAAGCAAAAGAATTATCAAAAGCAGTAAATGAAATGTTTTTTGAATGGACAAAACATTCAGGAACATCAAAAGACCCTGCGGAAGAAGAACTCAAAAAAAGAAAAAAAAGAAAGAAATTATGA
- a CDS encoding HlyD family secretion protein — translation MEAKKDILDNIELRSESVQDILTRPPHWMIRWGNTIIFIILLMILLMSYFIKYPEFVPAPIIVTSQNPPEKLLTRTNSKIEKIFIKDHQEVKKGDVLMILQSTANYNDVLKLKKIVDSISPNQILNFPLSETSKYKLGDLQSDYNSFAKAFQDERLFSRLKPYAPEDIATSQSLSESRGRIATLQQQLNLENAKFDLTKKNYERSQQLFNQGVIAKMELENERIKYLQAQQNVKSIMLSISQLEESLNNLNKTKSGVAINSEKDKINYSSQTLQLFEQLRKSLKQWEQNYLIISSTNGTVSFQQFLGENQFVKTDEAVLSILPTNKEALVGRMSIPSVNSGKVISGQKVLIKLDNYRYQEFGIVEGRVQNISLTPDEKGNYYVDVLLPNGLKTSYNKNLPFDKELKGNAEIVTQDLRLIERFFYQIRKLLGYQS, via the coding sequence TTGGAAGCTAAAAAAGACATATTAGATAATATAGAACTTCGTTCAGAAAGTGTTCAAGACATTCTTACGAGACCACCACATTGGATGATTCGTTGGGGGAATACAATTATATTTATTATTTTACTAATGATATTGCTGATGAGTTATTTCATTAAATATCCAGAATTTGTACCAGCTCCAATTATAGTAACCTCCCAAAATCCGCCTGAAAAGCTGTTGACAAGGACAAATTCTAAAATTGAAAAAATATTTATTAAAGATCATCAAGAAGTTAAAAAAGGTGATGTTTTAATGATTTTACAATCAACTGCCAACTATAATGATGTATTAAAACTCAAAAAAATTGTTGATTCTATTTCACCCAATCAAATATTAAATTTTCCATTAAGTGAAACTTCAAAATATAAATTAGGAGATTTACAAAGTGATTACAATTCTTTTGCAAAAGCTTTTCAGGATGAAAGGTTGTTTTCAAGACTAAAGCCTTATGCTCCAGAAGATATTGCAACTAGCCAAAGCCTATCAGAAAGTAGAGGAAGAATTGCCACATTACAACAACAATTGAATTTAGAAAATGCTAAATTTGATTTAACCAAGAAAAATTATGAACGTTCTCAACAACTCTTTAATCAAGGAGTAATTGCTAAGATGGAATTGGAAAATGAAAGAATAAAATATCTTCAAGCCCAACAAAATGTAAAAAGTATAATGCTTTCAATTTCTCAATTAGAAGAGTCTCTTAATAATTTAAATAAAACAAAAAGTGGTGTAGCAATAAATTCTGAAAAGGATAAAATCAATTATTCTTCTCAGACCCTACAACTTTTTGAACAATTGAGAAAATCTTTGAAGCAATGGGAACAAAACTATTTGATTATTTCTTCTACAAATGGAACGGTGAGTTTTCAGCAATTTTTGGGAGAAAACCAATTTGTAAAAACAGATGAAGCAGTACTATCTATTTTACCAACAAATAAAGAAGCTTTAGTAGGCAGAATGTCTATTCCATCTGTAAATTCTGGAAAAGTAATTTCAGGACAAAAAGTATTAATAAAACTAGATAATTACCGATACCAAGAATTTGGTATTGTAGAAGGTAGAGTTCAAAATATTTCTCTTACACCAGATGAAAAAGGTAATTATTATGTAGATGTTCTTCTTCCAAATGGTCTTAAAACTTCATATAATAAAAATCTTCCTTTTGATAAAGAACTAAAAGGAAATGCTGAAATTGTAACCCAAGATTTAAGATTAATTGAGCGTTTTTTCTATCAAATTAGAAAATTATTGGGGTATCAATCATAA